In Pseudomonadota bacterium, the DNA window CCTGCACCATGGCGCGGGCCCCGGCGATGGTGGTGGAATAGGGGATTTTGCCAAACAGCGCGGTGCGGCGGATGGAGGCCGAATCGGCGATGGCGCGCGCGCCCTCGGTGGTGTTGAAGACGAGGTGGATATGGCCGTCTTTCATCATATCGAGGATGTGGGGACGGCCCTCATGCACCTTGTTGACGATGGTGACGGGCAGGCCCTGCAGCTGGAGATATTCCCCGGTGCCGCGGGTGCAGACGACCTTGAAGCCCAGTGTCAGCAAATCCTGCGCGATGGTGGCGGCCATCGGCTTGTCGCGGTCCTTCACGGAGAGGAACACGCTGCCGGTTTTGGGCAGCGAGGAGCCAGCGCCGATGAAGCCTTTGGCGAAGGCCGCGCCGAAATGGCGGTCGATGCCCATGGCTTCGCCGGTGGATTTCATTTCCGGCCCGAGCAGCGTATCGACGCCCGCGAAGCGCGCAAACGGGAAGACGGCTTCCTTGACGGCGATATGGCCGAGCTTGGCCATGTGGTTGCGGTCATCGGGCAGGTTGAAGCTGCTGAGGGCCTCGCCAGCCATCAACCGCGCGGCGATTTTGGCGATGGGGATGCCGGTGGCTTTAGCAACGAACGGCGTGGTGCGCGAGGCGCGCGGGTTGACCTCGATGATGTAGATCGCGCCGTCTTTCACCGCGAACTGCACGTTCATGAGGCCGCGCACGTTGAGGGCGCCGGCCAGTGCGATGGTCTGCAGCCGCACCTGGGCGACGATTTCATCCGGCAGCGAATAGGGCGGCAGCGAGCAGGCGGAATCGCCCGAATGGATGCCCGCTTCCTCGATATGTTCCATGATTCCGGCGACGAAGAAGCTGGTGCCATCCGACAGGCAATCGACATCGAGCTCGATGGCGTCTTGCAGGTAGGAATCGAGCAGCACGGGGCCGTCGCCAAACAGGGACAGCAGCTCGTGGACGTAGGATTTGAGGGTTTCGGGATCGTGGATGATTTTCATCGCGCGGCCGCCGAGCACGTAGGATGGGCGGACGACGACCGGGTAGCCGATTTCTTCGGCCTGCGCGATCACGTCATCGGCGTGGTTGCAGATGGCGTTTTTGGGCTGTTTGAGTTCGAGCCTGTGCAGCAATTGCTGGAAGCGGTAGCGGTCTTCGGCAAGGTCGATGGAATCGACGCTGGTGCCGATGATGGGGATGCCTGCGGTTTCCAGCGCATGGGCGAGCTTGAGCGGGGTCTGCCCGCCGAACTGGACGATGACGCCGACCACGGTGCCGTTTTTCGCTTCGGTCTGGATGACTTCGATCACATCCTCGGCGGTGAGCGGCTCGAAATAGAGGCGGTCCGACGTGTCGTAATCGGTGCTGACGGTTTCGGGGTTGCAGTTGATCATGATGGTTTCGAAGCCCGCATCCTTCAGCGCATAGGCGGCGTGGACGCAGCAATAATCGAACTCGATGCCCTGGCCGATGCGGTTGGGGCCGCCGCCGAGGATGAAGATTTTTTTGGCCGCCGTGGGCTGTGCTTCGCACTCGGCCTGGGTGACACCGTCGCCTTCGTAGCAGCTGTACATGTAGGGCGTGAGCGCGGCGAATTCGCCGGCACAGGTATCGACCCGTTTGAAGACCGGGCGCACGCCAAGCGCATGGCGCTGGGCGCGAATGGCCAGTTCATCCATGCCACTGAGTTTGGCGAGCTGTTTATCCGAGAAACCGAGCGATTTGAGGAAATGCAGCTCGCGTTTATCGGTGGGCAGGCCGCCCGCCAGCACCCAGTTCTCGGCATCGATAATGCGTTGGAACTGGTCGATGAACCATGGGTCGTATTTGGTAATGCTGCAGATTTCGGCGTGGCTCATGCCAAAGCGCAGGGCCTGACCGATGACCAGCAGGCGATCGGGCGTAGCGGTGCGCAGCGAGACTTTGATCGGTTCGAGATTGTCGCGGCTGGCGCCTTCGACGGGGATGGCATCCAGCCCGCTGAGGCCGGTTTCGAGCGAGCGCAGGGCTTTTTGCAGCGCTTCGGGGAAGTTGCGGCCCATGGCCATCGATTCGCCGACGGATTT includes these proteins:
- the carB gene encoding carbamoyl-phosphate synthase large subunit, coding for MPKRTDIKSILIIGAGPIVIGQACEFDYSGTQAVKTLKAEGYRVILVNSNPATIMTDPDLADATYIEPITPEYVEKIIAREKPDALLPTMGGQTALNCAKSLAESGVLAKHNVELIGANLESINKAEDRQLFGDAMARIGLAVPKNVVVKSLDEAREANKIIGLPAIIRPSFTMGGSGGGIAYNMEEFERIVLTGLDASPVGEVMIDESVLGWKEYEMEVVRDKADNCIIVCSIENLDPMGVHTGDSITVAPAMTLTDKEFQIMRDASLAVLREIGVDTGGSNVQFAVNPVDGRMVVIEMNPRVSRSSALASKATGFPIAKVAAKLAVGYTLDEVMNDVTQATPASFEPTLDYVVVKIPRFAFEKFPGADTTLTTAMKSVGESMAMGRNFPEALQKALRSLETGLSGLDAIPVEGASRDNLEPIKVSLRTATPDRLLVIGQALRFGMSHAEICSITKYDPWFIDQFQRIIDAENWVLAGGLPTDKRELHFLKSLGFSDKQLAKLSGMDELAIRAQRHALGVRPVFKRVDTCAGEFAALTPYMYSCYEGDGVTQAECEAQPTAAKKIFILGGGPNRIGQGIEFDYCCVHAAYALKDAGFETIMINCNPETVSTDYDTSDRLYFEPLTAEDVIEVIQTEAKNGTVVGVIVQFGGQTPLKLAHALETAGIPIIGTSVDSIDLAEDRYRFQQLLHRLELKQPKNAICNHADDVIAQAEEIGYPVVVRPSYVLGGRAMKIIHDPETLKSYVHELLSLFGDGPVLLDSYLQDAIELDVDCLSDGTSFFVAGIMEHIEEAGIHSGDSACSLPPYSLPDEIVAQVRLQTIALAGALNVRGLMNVQFAVKDGAIYIIEVNPRASRTTPFVAKATGIPIAKIAARLMAGEALSSFNLPDDRNHMAKLGHIAVKEAVFPFARFAGVDTLLGPEMKSTGEAMGIDRHFGAAFAKGFIGAGSSLPKTGSVFLSVKDRDKPMAATIAQDLLTLGFKVVCTRGTGEYLQLQGLPVTIVNKVHEGRPHILDMMKDGHIHLVFNTTEGARAIADSASIRRTALFGKIPYSTTIAGARAMVQAIGAIAQKIGGLDVAPLQSYFAQSPAKKDAA